The following coding sequences lie in one Yoonia sp. G8-12 genomic window:
- a CDS encoding NAD(P)H-quinone oxidoreductase yields the protein MKAIEISTPGGPDVLTLTERPMPEPAHDQVVIKVAFAGVNRPDALQRAGLYNPPKGASDLPGLEASGEVVSCGAGVTALRVGDPVCALLPGGGYAEYVATPAAHCLPIPEGLTLRQAACLPETFFTVWSNVFMRGGLQAGQRFLVHGGSSGIGTTAIQLAKAFGARVFATAGSDDKCAACVGLGAEAAFNYREDDFVEKVQAVGGADLILDMVGGPYIQRNLKALADDGQLVQIAFLQGPKVELNLVQLMTRRLTITGSTLRPQSDLAKARIADQLRAQVWPLLAVGKVAPVMDQEFALKDAAAAHARMESSAHIGKIVLKVSA from the coding sequence ATGAAGGCGATTGAGATTTCTACGCCCGGCGGGCCTGATGTGCTGACGCTGACAGAGCGGCCCATGCCGGAACCTGCCCATGATCAGGTTGTAATCAAAGTGGCCTTTGCAGGCGTGAACCGTCCTGATGCATTGCAACGTGCTGGGCTTTATAACCCGCCAAAAGGGGCCAGTGATCTTCCCGGGCTCGAAGCATCGGGCGAGGTCGTATCGTGCGGGGCAGGGGTAACCGCGTTACGCGTGGGCGATCCCGTCTGTGCGCTCTTGCCTGGCGGTGGTTACGCCGAATATGTCGCGACCCCTGCCGCCCATTGTCTCCCCATTCCCGAAGGTCTGACGCTCAGACAAGCGGCGTGCCTGCCTGAGACTTTCTTTACCGTCTGGTCCAACGTCTTCATGCGCGGCGGACTACAAGCGGGGCAGCGGTTCTTGGTGCATGGCGGCTCATCAGGGATCGGCACGACGGCTATTCAGTTGGCCAAAGCATTCGGTGCGCGCGTCTTTGCCACGGCGGGATCGGATGACAAATGTGCGGCTTGCGTAGGTTTGGGTGCAGAAGCTGCGTTTAACTACCGAGAAGACGATTTTGTTGAAAAAGTACAAGCGGTCGGGGGTGCGGACCTCATACTCGACATGGTGGGTGGCCCTTATATCCAGCGCAACCTGAAGGCTTTGGCGGATGATGGACAACTGGTGCAGATTGCATTTCTGCAAGGACCTAAAGTGGAACTCAATCTCGTACAGTTGATGACCCGCCGCCTGACGATCACAGGCTCAACCCTGCGACCGCAGTCCGATCTGGCAAAGGCGCGGATTGCGGACCAGCTGCGCGCACAGGTCTGGCCACTGCTAGCAGTAGGTAAAGTGGCTCCTGTGATGGATCAGGAATTTGCGCTGAAAGACGCCGCCGCGGCACATGCGCGCATGGAAAGTAGCGCGCACATCGGCAAGATCGTTCTGAAGGTCAGCGCTTAA
- the rnhA gene encoding ribonuclease HI: MPKLYAYTDGACSGNPGPGGWGALLIARDGDTVVKQRELSGGEVETTNNRMELLAAITALETLDRDTALTIITDSVYVKDGITKWIHGWKARGWKTAANKPVKNEDLWRRLDQATKRHDVTWEWVKGHAGHPENEKADELARAGMAPFKR, encoded by the coding sequence ATGCCAAAACTCTATGCTTACACAGATGGTGCCTGCTCGGGCAATCCGGGCCCTGGCGGTTGGGGTGCGTTACTGATCGCGCGCGACGGTGACACCGTCGTGAAACAACGCGAGCTTTCAGGCGGTGAGGTGGAAACGACGAACAATCGCATGGAATTGCTGGCCGCGATTACCGCGCTTGAAACGCTTGATCGTGACACGGCGCTCACCATCATCACCGATAGCGTTTATGTTAAAGACGGAATCACCAAATGGATTCACGGCTGGAAGGCGCGCGGATGGAAAACCGCCGCCAATAAACCGGTAAAGAACGAAGACCTCTGGCGGCGGCTGGATCAGGCGACCAAGCGCCATGACGTCACATGGGAATGGGTCAAAGGCCACGCAGGCCACCCCGAAAATGAGAAGGCCGATGAGTTGGCCCGCGCTGGCATGGCACCGTTTAAGCGCTGA
- a CDS encoding class I SAM-dependent DNA methyltransferase has translation MADARTIAIYDAKAADYAQMVSSDTPDTTLQTFIDLIPKGGHVLDLGCGPGTASAHMRAAGLVPDPVDASQGMIKIAKEKFGLPARLGEFNEIEGHEIYDGIWANFSLLHAAPDDLPRHFDALFKATKPGGVIHVGMKTGTGIARDKINRLYTYVTVDALMALLTSAGYQVTYTKEGTEAGLAGTLDPFVIMRGQKT, from the coding sequence CCATCGCCATCTATGATGCCAAAGCGGCGGACTATGCGCAGATGGTCTCAAGCGACACACCCGACACGACGCTGCAGACTTTCATAGACCTGATCCCGAAAGGGGGCCACGTGCTTGATTTGGGATGCGGACCAGGGACAGCATCGGCGCATATGCGCGCGGCAGGGCTGGTGCCTGATCCGGTGGACGCATCGCAAGGCATGATTAAAATTGCCAAGGAGAAATTCGGGCTTCCTGCGCGACTGGGCGAATTTAACGAGATTGAAGGCCATGAGATCTACGACGGTATCTGGGCCAATTTCAGCCTGCTGCACGCAGCGCCCGATGATCTGCCACGTCATTTCGATGCTCTCTTCAAGGCAACCAAACCAGGCGGCGTAATTCATGTGGGCATGAAAACAGGCACCGGAATCGCGCGCGACAAAATTAACAGACTCTACACCTACGTCACCGTCGATGCGCTTATGGCGCTGCTGACATCGGCAGGCTATCAGGTGACCTATACCAAAGAGGGAACCGAAGCGGGCCTTGCCGGTACACTGGACCCCTTCGTCATCATGCGCGGACAAAAGACCTGA